Genomic segment of Ignavibacteriales bacterium:
GACAATTAATGCTCTAAAAGATTCCTTGGAACTGTTTCATGACGTAACTTTGATCGAAGCTGACAATAACGCATTCGAAAAATTTAAAAAGTTACGACCAGATTTGGTTTTTAATGTAGCCGAGTGTTTAAACGGTATAAGTCGTGAGGCTCAGATACCTGCAATGCTCGACATGCTGCAAATTCCTTACACCGGATCCGATCCTTTAACATTAGCTACTTGTCTTGACAAAGCCAGGACCAAAGAAGTTTTATCATATCACAACGTTCCAACTGCAAAATTCCTTTTTGTAGAATCAATTTCCGATTTGAAGGACTTTGATTTACGTTTTCCGGTAATTGTGAAGCCAGTTGCAGAAGGTTCCGGCAAAGGTATTTTCAATTCTTCCCTATTAAACAGTTTGGATAAACTAAAAGAGAATTTGATTAACAATCTTCAATCCTATAATCAACCGTTCCTTGTTGAGGAATTTCTTCCGGGACGTGAATTTACCGTTGCTATTATTGGAAATGGTGAGGATGCTGAAGTTTTGCCTATTGTAGA
This window contains:
- a CDS encoding ATP-grasp domain-containing protein, encoding MELFHDVTLIEADNNAFEKFKKLRPDLVFNVAECLNGISREAQIPAMLDMLQIPYTGSDPLTLATCLDKARTKEVLSYHNVPTAKFLFVESISDLKDFDLRFPVIVKPVAEGSGKGIFNSSLLNSLDKLKENLINNLQSYNQPFLVEEFLPGREFTVAIIGNGEDAEVLPIVEINLSELPKELAPIYSYEAKWIVDTRDNPLNIFSCPAHIDASLEEKIRNIALRTYKVLRCRDWSRIDIRLDSNGEPNIIEINPLPGILPDPKDNSCFPKAARTSGLSYEEMINKVLFTAARRYSLI